The genome window AATGTGGTGATGGTCGGCGAGCAGATGAGCTCCAGCCTCGCCACCAGCAAGGTGTTTCCGCCCATGGTGGTCAGCATGATCAGCATTGGTGAAGAGACCGGCTCCCTGGACGACATGCTGGTGAAAGTGGGCGACTTCTACGACCGTGAAGTGGATGAGGCCGTAGACAGCATGACGGCCGCGATCGAACCGCTGATGATCGTCTTCCTGGGCGGTATCGTGGGGGTCATCGTGGCCGGGATGTTCCTGCCCATGTTCAGCATCATTGGTCAGCTCAGCCAGTAAGCGGAAGGCAACGAAAAAGAGCTCCCCAATGGAGCTCTTTTTCATCGTCGCGCGGTTGAAGTCTGGAAGGAGCGGGGGCTGGTGACCCTGCGGGCTTACGCCTCTTCTTCGCCCACTTCCTCAGTCTCCAGAATGGCGCGGTACTCTTCCAGATGTTCGCCCTCGCCCAGTTCACGGGCAATTTTTTCGATGGCCAGACGCACCACTTCGCTTTTGCTGATGAGCCGCTCGGGACTGGACAGTTCATAGGCTGTGCGGGTCAGCAGGGCGTCCTGCTCATCGCTGATCACCACCTGCAGCCGTTTGCGTTCCTTCTTGGGCATGCCTCTCCTGAACACGGAGCCGCGCCGAAAACCAGCGAGCACGAATGACTGGGGCGGGGCCGTGCGCGCAGCCTAGCACGCACCCTGAGGCGCCTCAACATGAGACTCAGTCTCAGCCGGGGCTGATGGTTCACCTCATCCGCTCTGAAGGCTCACACGCTATGGTCAGCGTAGACACATCTTGAGCGTGATGTGTAACATGCACCTGTACCGCGCTCTCGATTTCTCTGGCGCACCCCAGCGGCGCGACCCCTCACCAAGGATGACTCACCCATGCAACTGACCCCACTGCACCTCCAGGGAGGCCGCGAACTGCGCGGCGAGATCGCCGTTCAGGGCAGCAAGAATGCTGCGCTGCCTATCATTGTTGCCAGCCTGCTGAGTGCCGAGAAAATCACCCTGCGGGGCGTGCCGCGCCTGAGCGACGTCCACACGATTCTGGAACTGCTGGCGCACCTGGGCACCCAGCACGTGTGGGTGGGCGCCAACGACCTGGAACTGCACACCCCACGTATCCTGAACACCGACGCCCCCTACGCCCTGGTCAGCAAGATGCGCGCCAGCTTCATCGTGCTGGGCGCCATTCTGGCCCGCGCCGGGCAGGCCACGGTGTCCATGCCGGGCGGCTGCGCCTGGGGACCGCGCCCGGTGGACCAGCATGTCAAGGCCCTGCGCGCCCTGGGTGCCGAGATCACTGAGGACGGCGGGAACTTTACCGCCGTGCGCCAGAGCAGCCTCAGCGGGCGCTTTATTTTTGAACTGCTGACTGTGGGCGGGACCCACAACGCCATTCTGGCCAGCGTGCTGGGCGACGGCGTGGTGACCCTGGAAAACGCCAGCATTGACACCGACGTGGTGGAGCTGATTGAGTTCCTGAACCGCATGGGCGCCGACATTCAGGGCGCAGGCACCAATACCCTGACCATCCGGGGTGTGATGGCCCTGCGCGGCGGCGAATACACCGTTATTCCCGACCGCATTGAAGCCGGCACCTTCATGATGCTGGCGGCGGCCACCCGCAGCTGCCTGACCCTGACCAATGTGCGCTCCGACCACCTGCGCGCCGTAACCGGCAAGCTGCAGGAGATGGGGGTTTCCGTGATGGACAGCGGGCAGACGATGGTGGTGGACGCCCGCGAGCGCGCGCTGAAACCGGTAAATATCACCACCCAGAGCTACCCCGGATTTCCCACCGATCTGCAGCCACAGATGAGTGCCCTGCTGGCCACCGTGCCCGGCACCAGCGTGGTGCAGGACCCGGTGTACCCGGACCGCCTGACCCACGTGGCCGAGCTGCACCGCATGGGCGCCAACATCACCGTCAGTGGCTACACCCAGGTGATTCAGGGCGGCCAGTTGCACGCCGCCCCCGTAAAGGCGGCGGACCTGCGCGCCGGCGCTGCCCTTTTTATCGCGGCGCTGACCTGCGAGGGCGAAACGGTGATTGACGGCGTGCAGTACCTCAACCGTGGCTATGAGTGCCTGGTTGAGCGGCTGCGGGGGGTAGGTGCCACCGTGGCCCAGCCAGACCTCGCGCTGGCCATGGACTGATACGGGCCTCAGCAACAATCAGCCACTCAGGCGGGCCGGAGAACACTCTTCCGGCCCGCGCGACTGTGCGCCAGGGGCAGCCAGGTTCAGAGGGCTGAGCGGAAACGAGGCGAGATGGGCCTGGCCCCCTGCCACTCTGGACGCCACCGGTTGAGGCCCCGGAGGCTGGGTCCGGGTGTCGCAGGTTCATCGGGAAAGGGCTGCCCAGCTTCTTGTTTGCCCTGCCCAGCTGTGCGGCGCCCCTCCGGTCGGGGAAGAGGAGGCTGAACGAGGGGGGGGTGCCTAGACTAGAGGCTCCACTTCCGGGTCCTCCGGCTCTGAAATCACGCAGTCGCGGCCCTGGGCCTTGCCCTGGTATAGCAGCAGGTCGGCGCGGCGCAGGGCGGCCGGCAGGTGGCCATCGGTGCACCCCACCACCCCGGCAGTCAAGGTGACGGGCGGCAACCCGGCGGCGGGCAGGGCCGCCCGCAGAGCGCTCAGGTCCTGGCAGGCCACGGTGGCGGAGCGGCCCGGGAACAGCAGCATGAATTCCTCGCCCCCCACCCGGGCGGCGAAAGTGCCGGGCAGGGCTGCGTGCAGACACCCGGCAAAGTGGCGCAGCACCTCGTCGCCCACCTCATGCCCGAAGGCGTCGTTGATCCGCTTGAAGTGGTCTAAGGACGTTGCCCCTCATGGTGCGACTGTTCAGGAGAGCACCGAACAGTCTCCACGCCCGGTGCAACGTCCTTTTTTCGAGACTCGCGCTGCGGCGCAGCTGTTCCAGCCCGCTCGGTTGATCGGGGGCTTGGCAGCGAACGACTTAAGTACGTTGCCCCTCATGGTGCGACTGTTCAGGAGAGCACCGAACAGTCTCCACGCCCGGTGCAACGTACTTTTTTCGATACTCGCTCCGCTCGGTTGATCTAAAGATCAACAGCGAGCTACTTAGATCTGCCACCGCCACAGCGCCGGGTTGCCCCCGCAGCAGCTCGGCGCCGGCGGTGAGCAGGTGGCGGCGATTGAACAGGTCGGTCAGTTCGTCCATCTGTAGAAGCCGTGTGAGTTCGGCGGCGCGGGCTTCCTCGGCCTCGGCCTGCAGGCGCAGCAGGGCGGTGCGGTGCGTGACTTCCAGCGCCTGCACGCGCCGCTCGTGTTCTTCCCCACGCAGTTGCTTGAAGGCAGTGGTGTGGGCCTGAAGGTGATGGAGCGCCAGCTGCAGTTGGCCCAGGTGGTCATGCAGCCCGGCCAGCAGGCCGTGTCCCTGCATGGCCAGCACCTCGAACCCCTGGGCCTGCGCTGCCCGGGTAAAGGCAGCAACCAGCAGGCAGGCTTCATGGGGCCGCGCCTGGGCCAGCAGCAGCCGGGCCAGCGGCTCAACGGCCTCCCACAGCGGCCGGTCGGCGTTGAGCTGCTGTTCCCTGAGGGCGGCGCGCAGCAGCACCTCGGCGCGTGCCGGGTCGTGGGGCACCTCCAGGGCGCCCTGCTGGGCCAGGGCAAAGGTCTGCACAGTGCCCAGCCCGTGCCGGTCGGCCAGCGTGAGCGCGCCCTGCAGCGCGGCGCGGGCGGCAGCCACCTGCCCGGCCAGCAGCAGGGCGGTGGCCAGATTCAGCTGCGTGTACGCCCCGCCCTCCACCAGTCCAATTGCCCGGAACAGCCGCAGGGCCTGTTGCAGGGACTGCACGCCCCTCAGATTGCCCCGTTCGTTGTGCAGCACCCCCAGGTCGTGCAGGGCGCAGGCTTCCAGTTCACGGTCCTGCACCTGACGACTCAGGGCCAGCTGCACGTGGCTCAGGGTCATGGCCTGGGCCACCTCGCCCAGTTCTGCCAGCACCCCCACAGTGACATTCAGGCCCCGGCCGTACTACACCCAGGGCGAGAGATCCGGGCCCACCCAGTCCAGTGCGCGCCGGGCCTCGCCAAGCTGCCCGCCGCGCCACGCCACGTAGGCCAGCACCACCGCAGCGGCCCGCCCCACCTGGGGGTCCGGGTTCGCCTGCACGCTGCACCAGTGCTGCGCCGCCTGGGCCACCCGGGCGGCGCCGCGCGCTGCCGTTCCCGGCCCTGCCAGACGGCATCCAGCTGCGCCAGCCACTGGGCAGCGCCGGACGGAAGCGGGCCGGGCAGGCTCATGCTCTCTGATCATAGGTTTATGGGCCGCGCCGCACGAGCCCCCGGGCCAGAGGCTGGCCGCCGCCTCAGGCGCTGATGCCCTTGCTGCCGTGCAGGGTGCGCTCTACTGCCTGGGTGACTTCCTGCTCGAAGCGGCGCAGATGCTCGCGCAGGCGGTCCAGCTCGGCCGCGCCCAGGTCAGGCAGCCACAGCACGCTGCGGCCCAGCACGGCGAAGGTCAGCGGCTCGCCCTCGTCGGGCTCCTCGCTTTCCTCCACGGGGTCCAGATTCAGTGCGCCGTAATCCAGCCCCTGGTTCATGAGGTTCATGCCCATGAGAATGTCACTCAGGCTGTCTTCCTCGACATACAGGTCCAGATCGAGGTGCAGCCGGACAATCACGCCGCCCTGCGGATCGACTTCGGCAAACAGGGCCACCCGGGTCTCGCCGTCCTGGATCAGCGCGCCGTCCTCGACCGCTTCGACGGTCAGACCACTTTGTTGCAGCGCCGCCATGATGCGCCGCAATTCCGTTGAAGCTGTCATGCGCCGGAGTATAGAGCGCGTGCCCGGGCGCACCCAGTGAGCGCCGCCGCTGTTCAGGCGTGGTACACCCAGGCGCCGGCCTCTTCCTGCCAGGTGCGGTACAGCCCCCCCAGCAGGCGCAGGTGTTCCAGGTGCGCCAGGGTCTCGGCCAGGGCGAAGCGCCGCCCGCTGATGTTCAGGTCGCGCGGAAACATGGCCAGCGACAGGGCGTAGGCCGTACCCGGCGCCTGGGCGGCCTGGGCCCCCAGAAAGTCCAGCCGTTCGTGGTGGTGCGCGCGCAGTTCGCGGGCACGGGCCTGCACGCCGGTCATGACGGGGCCGTGGTGACCCACCACCGCGCGCGCCGGGTTCAGGGCTTCAAGCTTGCCCAGGGTCTGTAGGTAGTCGCCCAGTGGATCGGGGCGGGTGTAGGCGTACAGGCCCACATTCGGGCTGATGCGCGGCAGAATCGCGTCTCCGGCGATCAGGGTGCCCTGCGCCTCGTTCCACAGGCCCAGGTGCCCGTCGGCGTGGCCGGGCAGCCACAGCACCTCCCACGGCTCACCCGAGAGCGCCACCTCCTGGCCCTCGCGCAGCGGAAACACGCGGCTGGCGGGATGTACGCGCTGACGGCTGCGGCGGCTCTCGGCCTCCAGGCTCAACAGTGAGGCCGGGGGCAGGCCGTGGTCGCGCAGATGCTTGACGTGGCCGGGCAGCCACTCTTCCCACAGGTGCCAGTACCGCTCGCCGCGCCCGATTTCCACGTCCAGCAGGTACACAGACGCGCCGCTGCGTTCCTCCACCAGACCAGCCAGGCCGTAGTGGTCCGGGTGGTGGTGCGTGATGATCACGCGGTCAATATCCGGCCAGTGCAGGCCCAGCGCCGCCAGCCCGTCTTCCAGGGCGGCGTGGGCCTCGGGGGTGTCCAGCGCCGTGTCAATCATGGTGACGGGGCCCCCGGCAGGCACGTCCAGCAGCACGGTCACGGCGCCCATGGGATAGGGAATCGGCACCTGCAGGGCGTACAGGTTGCCCAGCAGATGTGTGGGGGCAGGCGCAGTCATGCCGGGCAGGGTAGCACCTGCGTGCCCCGGGGCCGGGTGCAGCGCCCTCAGCGCACGTTGCAGCGGAACGTGCTGCCGGCCAGCGTGCAGTCAATGCGGCTGAGCAGGTCGGTGTTCACGCGCACCAGCAGCGTCTGGGGGGCCAGGGACCGGTCGCGCGGCACCACATTCAGACTGACCACGCCGGAGCGCACCGGGAGTTCCAGCGGTTGCCCGGGCAGCGCGGCCCCCAGCAGGCGCCGGTCGGCCAGCACATCGGCGGCCACCGGGCTTTCCACGCGCAGGGTGCCGGTCAGGAGGCGCAGGGTCAGCGTCAGGTCACTCACGCGGTCGCCGGCAATGTTCACCCGCGCCGAGGCCGGGCGGTAGCCCTCACGGGTGGCGGTCACCTCCACCTGCCCCGGAGGCAGGTCGCGCAGTTCCACAGGGGCCAGCCCGGCGGGGCGGCCGTTCACGCGCACCTGCGCGCCGGGCACCGTGGTCCCCACCCGCAGGGTGCCCAGCCGCTCGGCGCGGTACACCGTGGTGGCCACGGTGTAGGCGGTGCGGGGCGCGCCCTGGGTGGCGCGCTGCACCGCTGCGCTCAGTTCACCCACGCTGCGCGCGCCAGCCGCGCTGCTCAGATCCAGCGGCACCAGGCTGGCCACGGTGAACACCTGGGTAAAGCCCTCGGTGGCGGGCAGGGGCAGCTGGGCCGTCTGACCCGCCACGGTGCGAATGGTTTCGCCCACCCGCGCGCCCCCACCCGGCGGCAGGACGATGGCCGTGACCAGGGCCGCCGGGTCGGTGCGCACGTTCAGGGCGCCGGGGCCCGGAAAGCGGTACAGCTCGCCCTCGCCAGTCAGCGGCTGTGCCGGGGCGGCGGCGGGCGCTGCCGACAGGCGCACGGCCGAATCCGGGTTGGCGCGCAGCGGCGCGGGCACGCAACCCGCCAATAAGGCAGACAGAAGGAGAGGGGCCACAACCCGTTTCATGGTTCCAGGGTAGAGCAGCTCCTGGCCCCGGCAGATGCAGCGTGGCTGACGCGGCCTTTAGCCAGCCGGGGGGCGCAGCGCGCGTGGCGGCGCGCCACAGCACAAAAGCCCGCGCCGAAGCGCGGGCCCTGGAGGCAAGGAAACTTACTGCAGGCGCTGCATGATGGACTGAAGGCTGGCGCTGGGCGCCCAGCCCATGCCCTTCTCCACGTACATGCGCGCCATGGTGGTGTCGCCGCGCTGCAGGGCCAGGTAGGCCAGTTTGGCAGCGCTGAGTGACGCCCACTGCTTTTCCTGGTCGGTCAGGGTGCCCAGGCGGTTCCAGGCGTTGTAGGCGTTGATCCACCACTGGGTCTTGGTGTACAGCTGCGCAAGGTAGGCGTTGTAGTCGCGGTTGCCGGCCTCCTGAGACGCGGCGTAGTAGGCGTGGTCCACGGCCGCCTTCCACAGGGTGCGGTCGTAG of Deinococcus arcticus contains these proteins:
- a CDS encoding transcriptional regulator, which gives rise to MPKKERKRLQVVISDEQDALLTRTAYELSSPERLISKSEVVRLAIEKIARELGEGEHLEEYRAILETEEVGEEEA
- the murA gene encoding UDP-N-acetylglucosamine 1-carboxyvinyltransferase, translated to MQLTPLHLQGGRELRGEIAVQGSKNAALPIIVASLLSAEKITLRGVPRLSDVHTILELLAHLGTQHVWVGANDLELHTPRILNTDAPYALVSKMRASFIVLGAILARAGQATVSMPGGCAWGPRPVDQHVKALRALGAEITEDGGNFTAVRQSSLSGRFIFELLTVGGTHNAILASVLGDGVVTLENASIDTDVVELIEFLNRMGADIQGAGTNTLTIRGVMALRGGEYTVIPDRIEAGTFMMLAAATRSCLTLTNVRSDHLRAVTGKLQEMGVSVMDSGQTMVVDARERALKPVNITTQSYPGFPTDLQPQMSALLATVPGTSVVQDPVYPDRLTHVAELHRMGANITVSGYTQVIQGGQLHAAPVKAADLRAGAALFIAALTCEGETVIDGVQYLNRGYECLVERLRGVGATVAQPDLALAMD
- a CDS encoding MBL fold metallo-hydrolase — protein: MTAPAPTHLLGNLYALQVPIPYPMGAVTVLLDVPAGGPVTMIDTALDTPEAHAALEDGLAALGLHWPDIDRVIITHHHPDHYGLAGLVEERSGASVYLLDVEIGRGERYWHLWEEWLPGHVKHLRDHGLPPASLLSLEAESRRSRQRVHPASRVFPLREGQEVALSGEPWEVLWLPGHADGHLGLWNEAQGTLIAGDAILPRISPNVGLYAYTRPDPLGDYLQTLGKLEALNPARAVVGHHGPVMTGVQARARELRAHHHERLDFLGAQAAQAPGTAYALSLAMFPRDLNISGRRFALAETLAHLEHLRLLGGLYRTWQEEAGAWVYHA
- a CDS encoding PEGA domain-containing protein — encoded protein: MKRVVAPLLLSALLAGCVPAPLRANPDSAVRLSAAPAAAPAQPLTGEGELYRFPGPGALNVRTDPAALVTAIVLPPGGGARVGETIRTVAGQTAQLPLPATEGFTQVFTVASLVPLDLSSAAGARSVGELSAAVQRATQGAPRTAYTVATTVYRAERLGTLRVGTTVPGAQVRVNGRPAGLAPVELRDLPPGQVEVTATREGYRPASARVNIAGDRVSDLTLTLRLLTGTLRVESPVAADVLADRRLLGAALPGQPLELPVRSGVVSLNVVPRDRSLAPQTLLVRVNTDLLSRIDCTLAGSTFRCNVR